A single uncultured Methanobrevibacter sp. DNA region contains:
- a CDS encoding TIGR00375 family protein, translated as MLVNADFHVHSCFSSASSKDMLIKNMAPKSKLKGLQLLGTGDAFHPGWLNIIEESTTYSGDGIYTADGTDFVLTCEVEGKHRIHHLIIIPNIEIARELSEKLVSKNKNSDGRPRTGYLGAELLEMVREYDCLIGPAHAFTPWTGMYKSYDSIFDCYEKRPDFVELGLSADTFMADRIRELNDFPFLTNSDAHSPWPHRLGREFNALELKDISFSSIKNSIKHNKIQANYGLVPNLGKYHMTACTRCFKIIDPEVAKENKMKCDCGGRIKKGVDFRISEIADYDEPKHPDFRPKYVHLMPLAELIATLLNKGVTTKTVQNRWQKLIDAFGSEIDVLINVSLDEIKKIDSDVANIIESFRNNSINVVPGGGGQYGKILFDNKVKENKTKKLVTLDNF; from the coding sequence ATGTTAGTAAATGCAGATTTTCATGTTCACAGCTGTTTTTCATCAGCATCATCAAAAGACATGTTAATAAAGAATATGGCTCCAAAATCTAAATTAAAGGGTCTTCAGCTTTTAGGAACTGGGGATGCGTTCCATCCAGGTTGGTTAAATATAATTGAAGAAAGCACCACCTATTCTGGAGATGGCATCTATACTGCTGATGGAACGGACTTTGTTTTGACATGTGAAGTTGAAGGAAAACATAGAATCCATCATTTAATCATCATTCCAAACATTGAAATTGCAAGAGAATTATCTGAAAAGTTGGTATCAAAAAATAAGAATAGTGATGGTAGGCCAAGAACAGGATACTTGGGAGCTGAACTTTTGGAAATGGTTAGGGAATATGACTGTTTGATTGGTCCGGCACATGCATTTACTCCATGGACTGGTATGTATAAATCCTATGATAGTATTTTTGATTGTTATGAGAAAAGACCTGATTTTGTTGAATTGGGCTTGTCTGCAGACACGTTTATGGCTGACAGGATTAGAGAACTTAACGATTTTCCATTTTTAACTAATTCCGATGCGCATTCTCCATGGCCTCATAGGTTGGGCAGGGAATTTAATGCATTAGAACTCAAAGATATTTCATTTTCTTCGATAAAAAATTCAATAAAGCACAATAAGATTCAGGCAAATTATGGTCTTGTGCCAAATCTTGGAAAATATCATATGACTGCATGTACAAGATGCTTCAAAATAATAGATCCTGAAGTTGCAAAGGAAAATAAGATGAAATGTGATTGTGGCGGAAGGATAAAGAAAGGTGTTGATTTTAGAATATCTGAGATTGCTGATTATGACGAACCTAAACATCCTGATTTTAGGCCAAAGTATGTTCATTTAATGCCTCTTGCAGAGTTGATAGCAACGCTTTTAAATAAAGGGGTTACCACAAAAACTGTTCAAAATAGGTGGCAAAAGCTGATTGATGCTTTTGGAAGCGAAATTGATGTTTTAATTAATGTTTCATTAGATGAAATTAAAAAAATTGACTCTGATGTTGCAAATATTATTGAATCGTTTAGAAACAATTCAATTAATGTTGTTCCAGGTGGTGGGGGTCAATACGGTAAAATTCTCTTTGATAATAAAGTTAAAGAGAATAAAACAAAAAAATTAGTTACTTTAGATAATTTTTAA
- a CDS encoding DUF2112 family protein, with product MNVIVVPDAAMIVIPLIEKNGHSYLSPSDFSKYDNMDICEGNLTYDNLLHTYSSSEIPSGIRGRLFLLSRVLNNADAAIIIGKRPKNYIKMYNALNDLILFGGNACNNAHSITVKMVEDLGIPTLKLAYPTNQNQLIDLINKTNSFLKDLNPYSDSVNEDGLTVDFKLKEDKYPIEDVKSILNKLI from the coding sequence ATGAATGTTATTGTTGTGCCCGATGCGGCAATGATTGTTATTCCATTAATAGAAAAAAATGGACATTCTTATTTGTCTCCCTCAGACTTTTCCAAATATGACAATATGGACATTTGTGAGGGTAATTTAACTTATGACAACTTATTGCATACATATTCTTCAAGTGAAATTCCTTCTGGAATAAGGGGGAGGCTTTTTTTGTTGTCTCGGGTTTTGAATAATGCTGATGCAGCGATTATTATAGGAAAAAGGCCAAAAAATTACATTAAAATGTATAATGCTTTAAATGATTTGATATTGTTTGGGGGAAATGCCTGCAATAACGCCCATAGCATTACTGTCAAGATGGTTGAGGATTTGGGCATTCCAACATTAAAACTTGCATATCCAACAAATCAAAATCAGTTAATTGATTTGATTAACAAGACTAACTCATTTTTAAAGGACTTGAACCCTTATTCAGACTCTGTTAATGAAGATGGGCTAACAGTTGATTTTAAACTAAAAGAGGATAAATATCCGATTGAAGATGTTAAAAGCATTTTAAATAAGTTAATATAA
- a CDS encoding proteasome assembly chaperone family protein produces MDVTEIITLEEIELNNPIFIEALPGIGHVGKLAADHMIDELGATKFAEIYSPTFPPQVLVKEEGIIGNMINELYYLKEVGEDNLDLIILVGNTQALTPEGQYLMCKDILDYVGKFDINRIFTLGGMATGQPVEIPKVLGAATHEEDIELLKEADIEIRSNDGGIVGASGLFLGLAVRQGIHGSCLMGETPGYFIDAESAEAILNKLSYLLNFEINVDKLEERAEETRQMIAKAQQMEQDLINKANAGTADDLRYIG; encoded by the coding sequence ATGGACGTTACAGAAATAATTACTTTAGAAGAAATAGAATTAAATAATCCTATTTTTATAGAAGCATTACCTGGTATTGGTCATGTTGGTAAGTTGGCTGCCGATCATATGATAGATGAATTGGGAGCTACAAAATTTGCTGAAATCTATTCTCCAACCTTTCCACCTCAAGTTCTTGTTAAAGAGGAAGGCATTATCGGTAATATGATTAATGAATTATATTATCTTAAGGAAGTTGGTGAAGATAATTTGGATTTAATTATTCTTGTTGGTAATACTCAAGCTCTAACTCCGGAAGGTCAATATTTGATGTGTAAAGATATTTTGGATTATGTCGGAAAATTCGATATAAATAGAATTTTTACATTAGGTGGGATGGCTACTGGTCAACCTGTTGAAATTCCAAAGGTTTTAGGAGCGGCTACTCATGAAGAGGATATTGAATTATTAAAAGAAGCAGATATTGAGATTAGATCTAATGATGGCGGCATTGTCGGAGCTTCCGGACTCTTTTTGGGTTTGGCTGTTCGTCAAGGAATTCATGGATCTTGCCTTATGGGTGAAACCCCAGGTTATTTCATTGATGCTGAATCTGCAGAAGCTATATTAAACAAACTTTCATATTTACTTAATTTTGAAATCAACGTTGATAAATTAGAAGAAAGAGCTGAAGAAACCAGACAAATGATTGCTAAAGCTCAACAAATGGAACAAGATTTAATAAATAAGGCTAATGCTGGAACTGCAGATGATTTAAGATATATTGGATAA
- a CDS encoding RNA-protein complex protein Nop10, which translates to MNMKMNKCPDCGIYTLKDACPKCGGQLKVIYPPKFSVEDKYGKYRRILKKEAMKEK; encoded by the coding sequence ATGAATATGAAAATGAATAAATGTCCCGATTGCGGAATTTATACTTTAAAAGATGCTTGCCCAAAATGTGGCGGGCAACTTAAAGTTATTTATCCTCCAAAATTTTCTGTTGAAGATAAATACGGTAAATATCGTCGTATATTAAAAAAAGAAGCAATGAAGGAGAAATAG